Proteins encoded together in one Lepisosteus oculatus isolate fLepOcu1 chromosome 2, fLepOcu1.hap2, whole genome shotgun sequence window:
- the tpbg gene encoding trophoblast glycoprotein translates to MLVADSLICFKIFPNQKTLNHLRFGLVVFLHVLVITSSQANTCPEKCVCSISERTTIAKCVNNGLSAIPYPLPANVKTLFITGNNISHLTGDSFQQTLEQLTYLNLSGNKIEQIDPKVFTNMPRLGQLDLSNNRIFRFSAEAFSADNVLQQLNLSSSIFNSSYIEEISNVLRIGTFLNLTTLELSYNDLVYLPEGMFSNLPNLKNLDLRNNSIVSVKRGALKNQRLENLDLRENSLKELSNDTLNELDLHPDIKILLAGNSWLCNCNIEDFLLWLQKSESVLDKQDLVCAFPENLRNTRLLQMNASELQCTFSEDMKGVLQTSYVFLGIVLALIGVIFLLVLYLNRKGIKKWLYNIRDACRDHMEGYHYRYEINTDPRLTNLSLNSEV, encoded by the coding sequence ATGCTTGTTGCCGATTCCTTGATTTGTTTTAAGATCTTTCCGAACCAGAAGACGCTAAATCATTTGAGGTTTGGTTTAGTGGTTTTCCTTCATGTGCTGGTTATAACCTCCTCTCAGGCAAACACTTGTCCAGAAAAATGCGTGTGCTCTATTTCGGAGAGGACAACAATTGCAAAATGTGTGAACAACGGTCTGTCTGCCATTCCCTATCCCTTGCCGGCAAACGTGAAGACTTTGTTCATCACCGGGAATAACATCTCTCACCTTACGGGAGATTCTTTCCAGCAGACACTGGAACAGCTGACCTACCTGAATCTCAGTGGAAATAAAATTGAGCAGATAGACCCAAAGGTGTTCACCAATATGCCAAGGCTCGGACAACTTGATTTGAGCAACAACAGGATTTTCAGGTTCAGTGCTGAAGCGTTCAGCGCCGACAACGTATTACAGCAGCTAAATCTAAGCAGTTCGATTTTTAATTCCTCCTACATAGAGGAAATCTCAAATGTGCTTCGAATCGGAACTTTTCTGAACCTGACCACCCTGGAGCTATCGTATAACGACCTTGTTTACCTCCCAGAGGGTATGTTCTCCAACTTGCCAAACCTGAAGAATCTTGACTTGAGAAACAATTCCATAGTCAGCGTCAAAAGGGGCGCTTTAAAAAATCAGCGTCTGGAAAATCTAGATTTGAGAGAGAACTCTCTGAAGGAACTCTCAAATGACACTTTGAATGAGCTTGATCTGCACCCAGACATTAAAATCCTGCTAGCAGGCAATTCCTGGCTCTGCAATTGTAACATAGAGGATTTTCTCCTTTGGCTACAGAAATCTGAATCTGTACTGGACAAGCAGGACCTAGTCTGTGCTTTCCCTGAAAACCTGAGAAACACACGATTGCTCCAGATGAATGCGTCTGAACTCCAGTGCACTTTCTCTGAGGATATGAAAGGTGTCTTGCAAACTTCATATGTCTTCCTGGGAATTGTTCTAGCCTTAATCGGAGTGATTTTTCTGCTAGTACTGTACCTGAATAGAAAGGGCATCAAAAAGTGGCTTTACAACATTAGAGATGCCTGCAGGGATCATATGGAAGGATATCATTACAGATATGAAATCAACACTGACCCAAGGTTAACAAATCTAAGTCTGAATTCTGAAGTTTGA